In Jaculus jaculus isolate mJacJac1 chromosome 4, mJacJac1.mat.Y.cur, whole genome shotgun sequence, a single genomic region encodes these proteins:
- the LOC123460137 gene encoding U3 small nucleolar RNA-associated protein 6 homolog produces MAEIIQERIEDRIPELEQLERVGLFSHAEIKAIIKKASDLEYKIQRRALFKEDFINYVQYEINLLELIQRRRARIKYSFKKDEIEHSIVHRAQGIFRRASTKWKDDVQLWLSYVVFCKKWATKAQLSKVFSAMLAIHSNKPALWIMAAKWENEDRLSSESARQLFLPALRFHPECPKLYQEYFRMELMNAEKLRKEKQEFEKADMDMGNFDHSEEILNGEFARIIYKNSISKIKGAEFHVSLLSIAQLFDFAKDLQKEIYDDL; encoded by the coding sequence CGCGTCGGACTGTTCAGTCACGCGGAGATCAAGGCTATCATTAAGAAGGCTTCTGATCTAGAATACAAGATACAGAGAAGAGCCCTTTTCAAGGAAGATTTCATTAATTATGTTCAATATGAAATTAACCTTTTGGAGCTGATCCAGAGAAGACGAGCACgcattaaatattcatttaagaaAGACGAGATTGAGCATTCTATTGTACACCGGGCACAAGGTATTTTTCGACGTGCTTCAACAAAGTGGAAAGATGATGTTCAACTTTGGCTATCTTATGTAGTGTTTTGTAAGAAATGGGCTACTAAAGCTCAACTTAGCAAAGTATTCTCTGCTATGCTGGCCATTCATTCAAACAAGCCAGCTTTGTGGATAATGGCAGCCAAATGGGAAAATGAGGATCGCCTGTCCTCAGAGAGTGCAAGGCAGCTCTTCCTTCCGGCTTTACGCTTTCACCCTGAGTGCCCAAAACTCTATCAAGAATACTTTCGCATGGAGCTGATGAATGCTGAGAAACTgagaaaggaaaagcaagaaTTTGAAAAAGCTGACATGGATATGGGGAATTTTGATCATTCTGAAGAAATCCTTAATGGCGAGTTTGCAAGGATCATCTATAAAAATTCTATAAGCAAAATTAAAGGTGCAGAATTTCATGTGTCACTTCTTTCAATTGCACAGCTGTTTGACTTTGCCAAAGATCTACAGAAAGAAATTTATGATGACCTTTAG